The Blattabacterium cuenoti genome includes a region encoding these proteins:
- the rsmG gene encoding 16S rRNA (guanine(527)-N(7))-methyltransferase RsmG, giving the protein MELIKKYFPNLLDQQFYKLSDLKNLYAYWNTYVNLVSRKTFFDFYQQHVLFCLGIAKVFSFYPGSCVMDLGTGGGFPGIPLSIIFPNTKFILVDSIRKKIKIIEKIIYNLHLENVCTICIRAEKLENKFDFVVTRAVNKINIIHNWIKDKFKHKSNYKIKNGALYLKGGNLYDELKEFPHAIEYPLNHYFEEPFFITKKVVWISNI; this is encoded by the coding sequence ATGGAATTAATTAAAAAATATTTTCCTAATTTATTGGATCAACAATTTTATAAATTGTCTGATTTAAAAAATTTATATGCGTATTGGAATACATATGTGAATTTAGTCTCTAGAAAAACATTTTTCGATTTTTATCAGCAACACGTCCTTTTTTGTTTAGGAATAGCTAAAGTATTTTCTTTTTATCCAGGATCATGTGTCATGGATTTAGGAACAGGAGGAGGATTTCCTGGAATTCCCTTATCCATAATTTTTCCTAATACAAAATTTATATTAGTAGATTCTATTAGAAAAAAAATCAAAATTATAGAAAAAATCATATATAATCTTCATCTAGAAAATGTATGTACTATTTGTATTCGTGCAGAGAAATTAGAAAATAAATTTGATTTTGTGGTCACTCGAGCTGTTAACAAAATAAATATCATTCACAATTGGATAAAAGATAAATTTAAACACAAGTCCAATTATAAAATTAAAAATGGAGCTTTATATCTAAAAGGAGGAAATCTTTATGATGAATTAAAAGAATTTCCTCATGCAATAGAATATCCTTTAAATCATTATTTTGAAGAACCATTTTTTATAACTAAGAAAGTTGTTTGGATTTCCAATATTTAA
- the rpe gene encoding ribulose-phosphate 3-epimerase: MKRIIAPSLFSANLAFLYRDIEMLNQSEADWFHIDIMDSSFVSNISFGFLFTKYIKKYTHKPMDVHLMILQPERYIEQLKACGANHLHIHYEACIHLNRTISYVKENGMKVGVAVNPHTPVFLLQDIINDIDFVLLMSVNPGYSGQKFIHQTYQKLEDTKDLILKKDSSALIEVDGGINLENSSLLFKNGADILVSGTTIFSNSNPKEIIHRMKLENETLL; encoded by the coding sequence ATGAAAAGAATTATAGCTCCATCTTTATTTTCCGCAAATTTAGCTTTCTTATATCGTGATATAGAAATGCTGAATCAAAGTGAAGCAGATTGGTTTCATATTGACATAATGGATTCTTCTTTTGTTTCTAATATTTCTTTTGGATTTTTGTTCACTAAATATATAAAAAAATATACACATAAGCCAATGGATGTACATTTAATGATATTACAACCAGAACGATATATTGAACAGTTGAAAGCTTGTGGAGCCAACCATTTACATATTCATTATGAAGCTTGCATTCATTTAAACAGAACAATTTCTTATGTTAAAGAAAATGGAATGAAGGTAGGTGTAGCTGTGAATCCACATACTCCAGTTTTTCTTTTACAAGACATCATTAATGATATAGATTTTGTTTTATTGATGAGTGTTAATCCTGGTTACAGTGGACAAAAATTTATTCATCAAACATATCAAAAATTAGAAGATACTAAAGATTTAATTTTAAAAAAAGATTCTTCTGCTTTAATAGAAGTAGATGGAGGAATTAATTTAGAAAATTCTTCTTTATTGTTCAAAAATGGAGCAGATATATTAGTATCAGGAACTACTATTTTTTCTAATTCTAACCCAAAAGAAATTATTCATAGAATGAAATTAGAAAATGAAACATTATTATGA
- the lysS gene encoding lysine--tRNA ligase: MTYLSEQQIIRRKKLDQLKLLGINPYPSEEYVVTTTICNIQKNFTENRTETISIAGRLMRLRILGKASFGEIKDHTGSMQIYLNQDHLSSDQIKKEDVYNIFLKKLIDIGDIIGIKGFLFKTKMNEMTIHVHKLTLLSKSIRPLPQVKVDKNKKIYDAFSNTEQRYRMRYVDLIVNNYVKEIFLKRTRIIKKIRNFLDDQEYLEVDTPILQSIPGGAIARPFETFHNTLGIPLYLRIANELYLKRLIIGGFNGVYEFSKNFRNEGMDRLHNPEFTVLELYVAYKDYYWMMDFTEKFMKWICNKFQENNHISFQTPFPRIPILDSIKKYTGFDIKKMEKEELRKVCQKLHIEENVKMSKAKLIENIFEEKCKNHYTNPTFIIDYPLEMSPLTKKHRDKENLSERFELIINGQEIANAYSELNDPIDQLSRLREQMKLSERNMKDESISIDQDFIRALEFGMPPSAGIGIGIDRLVMLLTETKSIQEVLLFPQMRPEKKK, encoded by the coding sequence ATGACTTATTTATCAGAACAACAAATTATACGAAGAAAAAAACTAGATCAACTTAAATTATTGGGAATCAATCCTTATCCTTCAGAAGAATATGTTGTCACCACTACCATTTGTAATATACAAAAAAATTTTACGGAAAACAGAACTGAAACTATAAGTATAGCTGGACGGTTAATGCGTTTGCGTATTTTAGGAAAAGCTTCTTTTGGAGAGATTAAAGATCATACAGGCAGTATGCAAATATATTTGAATCAGGATCATTTATCTTCTGATCAAATAAAAAAAGAGGATGTTTACAATATTTTTTTAAAAAAACTTATAGATATAGGAGATATTATTGGAATCAAAGGGTTTTTATTTAAAACAAAAATGAATGAAATGACCATCCATGTTCATAAATTAACTTTATTATCCAAATCTATACGTCCCTTGCCACAAGTAAAAGTGGATAAAAACAAAAAAATATATGATGCTTTTTCTAATACAGAACAACGTTATCGTATGCGTTATGTGGATCTTATTGTCAATAATTATGTAAAAGAAATTTTTTTAAAACGTACTCGTATCATTAAAAAAATAAGAAATTTTTTGGATGATCAAGAATATCTAGAAGTAGATACTCCAATTTTACAATCCATACCTGGAGGAGCTATAGCTCGTCCTTTTGAAACATTTCACAATACACTGGGGATTCCATTATATTTACGTATAGCTAATGAACTTTATTTGAAAAGATTAATCATTGGTGGATTTAACGGTGTATATGAATTTTCAAAAAATTTTAGAAACGAGGGGATGGATCGTCTTCATAATCCAGAATTTACTGTATTGGAACTTTATGTAGCTTATAAAGATTATTACTGGATGATGGATTTTACAGAAAAATTTATGAAATGGATCTGTAATAAATTTCAAGAAAATAACCATATTAGTTTTCAAACTCCTTTTCCTCGTATTCCTATATTGGATTCTATTAAAAAATATACAGGATTTGATATCAAAAAAATGGAAAAGGAAGAATTAAGAAAAGTTTGTCAAAAATTGCATATAGAAGAGAATGTAAAAATGAGTAAAGCTAAATTAATTGAAAACATTTTTGAAGAAAAATGCAAAAATCATTACACAAACCCAACTTTTATTATTGATTATCCTTTGGAAATGAGCCCATTAACTAAAAAACACCGTGATAAAGAAAATTTATCAGAACGTTTTGAACTCATTATAAATGGGCAAGAAATAGCGAATGCTTATTCAGAACTTAATGATCCTATAGATCAATTGTCTCGTTTACGAGAACAAATGAAATTATCTGAAAGGAACATGAAAGACGAATCTATATCAATTGACCAAGATTTTATACGTGCTTTAGAATTTGGCATGCCTCCTAGTGCAGGCATTGGAATTGGAATCGATCGTTTAGTAATGTTACTTACTGAAACAAAATCGATTCAAGAAGTTTTACTTTTTCCGCAAATGCGTCCAGAAAAGAAAAAGTAA
- the mtaB gene encoding tRNA (N(6)-L-threonylcarbamoyladenosine(37)-C(2))-methylthiotransferase MtaB yields the protein MFKKKVAFYTMGCKLNYAETSTIARKFSPLYYKHVTFNSYADIYVINSCSVTKNAEIEFEHIVRSAINKNSKAIIVAIGCYAQLNPKKVSSIIGVDLVLGYEEKFKIIDYINKKKWFLNKKYYAKIISKKTYFPSFSVGDRTRSFLKIQDGCDYKCSYCVIPMSRGPSRSDRIENILQNIRFLFHKGVKEIVLTGVNIGDYGKNIYGYNRQLYTFFDLIQAIDEIQEKGRIRLSSIEPNLLRNECIKFLSKSKHFVPHFHIPLQSGSNDTLEKMHRRYKRELYQEKVKQIRYLMPDAYIGSDIIVGFPGETHKHFLETYHFLNKLEISSLHIFTYSNRPNTKSSTMDQNVSRKIQCKRNQIFRVLSNKKYRSFCSRQIYTKKTVLFEKNSHNKKYLYGYTENYIRTKMLLNSCNSSSYENTLQDVLITKIDQDGIMVAEPLNLVKNPINPACL from the coding sequence ATGTTCAAAAAAAAAGTAGCATTTTATACCATGGGATGTAAACTCAATTATGCTGAGACTTCTACGATAGCAAGAAAGTTTTCTCCTTTATATTATAAACATGTTACTTTTAATAGTTATGCAGATATTTATGTAATCAATAGTTGTTCTGTAACAAAAAATGCAGAAATTGAATTTGAACATATTGTACGTTCTGCTATAAATAAAAATTCAAAAGCTATTATTGTAGCAATAGGATGTTATGCTCAACTGAATCCTAAAAAAGTGTCTTCCATTATTGGAGTAGATCTCGTTTTAGGCTATGAAGAAAAATTTAAAATTATAGATTATATTAATAAAAAAAAATGGTTTTTGAATAAAAAATATTATGCAAAGATTATTTCAAAAAAAACTTATTTTCCATCGTTTTCCGTTGGAGATAGAACTCGTTCTTTTTTAAAAATACAAGATGGATGTGATTATAAATGTAGTTATTGTGTCATTCCTATGTCAAGAGGCCCCTCTCGTTCTGATAGAATAGAAAATATATTGCAAAATATTAGATTTCTTTTTCATAAAGGAGTTAAAGAGATCGTGTTAACAGGTGTTAACATAGGAGATTATGGAAAAAATATATACGGATATAATAGACAATTATATACATTTTTTGATTTAATACAAGCTATAGATGAAATACAAGAAAAAGGAAGAATACGTTTATCCTCTATAGAGCCTAATTTATTGAGAAATGAATGTATTAAATTTTTGTCTAAAAGCAAACATTTTGTTCCTCATTTTCATATTCCTTTACAATCCGGAAGCAATGATACATTGGAAAAAATGCATAGACGTTACAAACGAGAACTTTATCAAGAAAAAGTAAAACAAATTCGATATTTAATGCCAGATGCTTATATAGGTTCAGATATTATTGTTGGCTTTCCTGGAGAAACACATAAACATTTTTTGGAAACTTATCATTTTTTGAACAAATTAGAAATTTCATCTTTACACATATTTACTTATTCTAATAGACCAAATACAAAGTCCAGTACAATGGATCAAAATGTATCGAGAAAGATACAATGTAAACGAAATCAAATTTTTAGAGTTCTTTCAAACAAAAAATATCGTTCTTTTTGCAGTAGACAAATTTATACTAAAAAAACCGTATTATTCGAAAAAAATTCTCACAATAAAAAATATTTATATGGATATACAGAAAATTATATTCGAACTAAAATGTTATTAAATTCATGCAATTCTTCATCATATGAGAATACATTACAAGATGTATTAATCACAAAAATAGATCAAGATGGAATAATGGTAGCCGAACCATTAAATTTAGTTAAAAATCCAATTAATCCGGCATGTTTATAA
- the dnaG gene encoding DNA primase: MISKQTIKKILSLSCIEDVIGDFIKLKKSGSNYRGLSPFSNEKTPSFIVSPTKKIWKDFSSGKGGNIITFIMEHEHLTYEESLRFLAKKYDINIDHIDQDNDYNKHKNQEKEEYEKLYLIQDYAKRFFINQLHETKEGQENGLNYLIKKRGFDIEIIQKFELGYAPIYLNRLTYTALKKGFKIQDIKKSGFTVVKKSNYFFDCFRKRVMFPIHNLSGKVIGFGGRNIDSKYSAKYINSSESNIFIKSKILYGLFQAKKNMIQENFCYLVEGYTDVISLHQSGIKNVVSSSGISLTVDQILLIKKFTKNVVLFYDGDRSGIKASLRGINMMLEQEVNVRILLISNGEDPDFLSRKYSFSELRNFLSKNSYNFVSFKQKIYEKFYKNDPIKKSFLIMNILNSISKISNVIQKELYLQEASKVLNIRQQILIYELNRINEKNAHKLKENPTFFSKKKNTILVVEEELIQLILNHGNQIIKKKEQNTTVLEEVLHFFKCWNLRFSLNKNQEIFDQICLKNKKTDLSKFFDKKNTKFYSLSKWDRKGIQVSSKEDHLNQYISDILLRYKSLYIYKLIQKEIIHYKNSLEKDENRKSCIKKIMHLTNIKNELHKKLHRFV, translated from the coding sequence ATGATTTCTAAACAAACTATAAAAAAAATACTTTCTCTTTCTTGCATTGAAGATGTGATTGGTGATTTTATCAAATTAAAAAAAAGTGGATCGAATTACAGAGGGCTAAGTCCTTTTTCTAATGAAAAAACACCTTCTTTTATCGTTTCTCCTACAAAAAAAATATGGAAAGATTTTAGTTCTGGAAAAGGAGGAAATATTATCACTTTTATTATGGAACATGAACATTTAACTTATGAGGAATCATTGCGTTTTCTTGCCAAGAAATATGATATCAATATTGATCATATAGATCAAGATAACGATTATAATAAACATAAAAATCAAGAAAAAGAAGAATATGAAAAATTGTATTTAATACAAGATTATGCAAAACGTTTTTTTATTAATCAATTACATGAAACCAAAGAAGGACAAGAAAACGGATTAAATTATTTAATTAAAAAAAGAGGTTTTGATATAGAAATCATTCAAAAATTTGAATTAGGATATGCACCTATTTATTTGAATAGACTCACGTATACAGCATTAAAAAAAGGATTTAAAATACAGGATATCAAAAAATCTGGATTTACTGTTGTTAAAAAATCTAATTATTTTTTTGATTGTTTTCGTAAACGTGTGATGTTTCCAATACATAATTTATCAGGAAAAGTGATAGGTTTTGGGGGAAGAAATATTGATTCTAAATATTCCGCTAAATATATCAATTCATCAGAAAGTAATATTTTTATAAAAAGTAAAATTTTATATGGCTTGTTTCAAGCTAAAAAAAACATGATTCAAGAAAATTTTTGTTATTTAGTGGAAGGATATACAGATGTTATTTCTTTACATCAATCTGGTATTAAAAATGTAGTTTCTTCTTCTGGTATTTCACTCACCGTAGATCAAATTTTATTGATCAAAAAATTTACAAAAAATGTTGTTCTTTTTTATGATGGAGATCGTTCTGGAATTAAAGCTTCTTTAAGAGGAATTAATATGATGCTGGAACAAGAAGTAAATGTCCGCATATTATTGATTTCTAATGGAGAAGATCCAGATTTTCTATCAAGAAAATATTCTTTTTCTGAACTCAGAAATTTTCTATCAAAAAATAGTTATAATTTTGTTTCATTTAAACAAAAAATATATGAAAAGTTCTATAAAAATGATCCCATAAAAAAATCATTTTTAATAATGAATATTTTGAATAGTATTTCAAAAATATCCAATGTAATTCAAAAGGAATTATACTTACAAGAAGCTTCAAAAGTACTAAACATTCGTCAACAAATTTTGATTTATGAATTGAACAGAATAAACGAAAAAAATGCACATAAATTAAAAGAAAATCCAACGTTTTTTTCAAAAAAAAAAAATACTATTCTTGTTGTTGAAGAAGAATTGATTCAATTGATTTTAAATCATGGAAATCAAATTATAAAAAAAAAAGAACAAAATACAACGGTTTTAGAAGAAGTCTTGCACTTTTTTAAGTGCTGGAACTTACGTTTTTCTTTGAATAAAAATCAAGAAATATTTGATCAAATTTGTTTAAAAAATAAAAAAACAGATTTATCAAAATTTTTTGATAAAAAAAACACAAAATTTTATTCATTATCCAAATGGGATAGAAAAGGAATACAGGTTTCCTCTAAAGAGGATCATCTGAATCAATATATTAGTGATATTTTATTGAGGTATAAATCTTTATATATTTATAAATTAATTCAAAAAGAAATTATACATTATAAAAATTCTCTTGAAAAAGATGAGAATAGAAAATCTTGTATCAAAAAAATTATGCATTTAACAAATATAAAAAATGAACTTCATAAAAAATTACATAGATTTGTGTAA
- a CDS encoding pyridoxal phosphate-dependent aminotransferase, with protein MTNRLSHRLQNISYSQTIAMSSKARELKNKGYDIINLSLGEPDFLPPNFVLSAAKKAIDEGYHYYTPVSGYLKLKKVICEKFYRDNHLKYNPSQIVVSTGAKQSIMNVLLSLLNKDDEVIIPAPYWVSYLQMVKFCESSPVIVPTIMKNDFKIHPDQLEKAITSKTKLFIFSTPCNPTGSVYSYEELKDLAEVFKKHPKVMILSDEIYEHICYSEKHTSIAIFPDIHHQVITVNGLSKAFSMTGWRIGYIGSAEWVAQSCDKIQGQMTSCANSIAQIAAISALSAHPNQIEYMIKEFEKRKNLVLDMIQEIDGLQICKPNGAFYVFPKISNFFGKKLHGKMIQNSDEFSEFLLEKAQVATVSGSAFGDNECLRISYATSYEKITEALTRIKKVLR; from the coding sequence ATGACAAATAGATTATCTCATCGTTTACAGAATATATCTTATTCACAAACTATAGCTATGTCATCTAAAGCCAGAGAATTAAAAAATAAAGGTTATGATATTATCAATTTAAGTTTAGGAGAACCCGATTTTTTACCTCCAAATTTTGTTTTATCCGCTGCAAAAAAAGCTATAGATGAAGGTTATCATTATTATACTCCTGTATCCGGATACTTAAAACTTAAAAAAGTAATATGCGAAAAATTTTACCGTGATAATCATTTGAAATACAACCCTTCTCAAATTGTAGTTTCTACCGGTGCAAAACAATCTATAATGAATGTTCTTTTATCTTTGTTAAATAAAGATGATGAAGTTATTATTCCCGCCCCTTATTGGGTTAGTTATTTACAAATGGTTAAATTTTGTGAATCTTCTCCTGTTATTGTTCCAACAATTATGAAAAATGATTTTAAGATTCATCCAGATCAATTAGAAAAAGCTATTACATCTAAAACAAAATTATTTATATTCAGTACTCCTTGTAATCCTACAGGAAGTGTTTATTCTTATGAAGAACTAAAAGATTTAGCCGAAGTTTTTAAAAAACATCCAAAAGTCATGATTCTTTCTGATGAGATTTATGAACATATTTGTTACTCAGAAAAACATACTAGTATTGCTATATTTCCAGATATTCATCATCAAGTTATTACAGTTAATGGTTTATCTAAAGCTTTTTCTATGACAGGTTGGAGAATTGGATATATTGGATCTGCAGAATGGGTTGCTCAATCTTGTGATAAAATACAAGGTCAGATGACCTCATGTGCAAATTCTATCGCGCAGATAGCTGCCATTTCTGCATTATCTGCTCATCCAAATCAAATTGAGTATATGATTAAGGAATTTGAAAAAAGAAAAAATTTAGTTTTAGATATGATTCAGGAAATTGATGGATTACAAATTTGTAAACCAAATGGAGCTTTTTATGTTTTTCCAAAAATTTCAAATTTTTTTGGAAAAAAATTACATGGAAAAATGATTCAAAATTCAGATGAATTTTCTGAATTTTTACTTGAAAAAGCTCAAGTTGCTACCGTTAGTGGGAGCGCTTTTGGCGATAATGAATGTTTACGAATTTCTTACGCAACATCATACGAAAAAATTACAGAAGCCTTGACAAGAATAAAAAAAGTATTAAGATAA
- the lipB gene encoding lipoyl(octanoyl) transferase LipB, protein MKKKILFFEDLGKKEFQETWMYQKKLFDEIIQKKVNNISDKKAGYFLFVEHPHVYTIGKNGHKNQHLLVSSDFLKKIDVSFYQTDRGGDITYHGPGQLIGYPILNMDYFFTDIHKYLRLLEEVMIHFLCKNYAIKGERKKGRTGVWFNNGKNGKSRKICAIGIRMSRWVTMHGFALNVNTDLQYFNHIIPCGIYNQEVTSLKKELKKDDISLQKVKCMVKKSFQEIFDVEFINMPD, encoded by the coding sequence ATGAAAAAAAAAATACTTTTTTTTGAAGATTTAGGAAAAAAAGAGTTCCAAGAAACTTGGATGTATCAAAAAAAATTATTTGATGAAATCATACAAAAAAAAGTAAATAATATATCGGATAAAAAAGCAGGATATTTTCTCTTTGTAGAGCACCCTCATGTATATACTATAGGAAAAAATGGTCACAAAAATCAACATTTGTTGGTTTCGTCTGATTTTTTAAAAAAAATAGATGTTTCTTTTTATCAAACAGATAGAGGGGGCGATATCACCTACCATGGTCCTGGTCAGTTGATTGGGTATCCTATTTTAAATATGGATTATTTTTTTACTGATATTCATAAATACCTTCGTCTTTTAGAAGAAGTAATGATTCACTTTTTATGTAAAAATTATGCAATCAAGGGAGAACGAAAAAAAGGAAGAACGGGAGTTTGGTTTAATAATGGAAAAAACGGAAAATCAAGGAAAATATGTGCAATAGGAATTAGAATGAGTCGCTGGGTCACTATGCATGGATTTGCTTTAAATGTAAATACAGATTTACAGTATTTTAATCATATTATTCCTTGTGGAATTTATAATCAAGAAGTGACTTCTTTAAAAAAAGAATTGAAAAAAGATGATATATCTTTACAAAAAGTAAAATGTATGGTCAAAAAATCTTTTCAAGAAATTTTTGATGTAGAATTTATAAACATGCCGGATTAA
- a CDS encoding amidohydrolase family protein, which produces MNPKKIFIEKVKKKGGWVNAHAHLDRAYTLTKKNFQYSYSPLQKKWYLVDEMKRLATEEDIYIRMEKALEYFLMQGTQALCSFIDVDEIIENRALKAAKKLKNNYGNLIHICFANQVLKGVLNTKSKYWFDQSIEFVDIIGGLPATDYGKEDEHLDILLQTAKKKGKIVHVHVDQLNTREEKETEKLAKKTIEHGMQGKVVAIHSISLAAHTRDYRYKIYHLMRKANLMVISCPIAWIDHTRSERLTPSHNSITPVDEMVPEGIIVAFGTDNICDIYKPFSDGNLWIELRVMLEACHYYDIDHLVKISTINGLKVLGLENK; this is translated from the coding sequence ATGAATCCTAAAAAAATTTTTATAGAAAAAGTGAAAAAAAAAGGTGGATGGGTAAATGCTCATGCTCATTTGGACAGAGCTTATACTCTAACAAAAAAAAATTTTCAATATTCTTATTCCCCCCTTCAAAAAAAATGGTATCTAGTTGATGAAATGAAACGTTTAGCTACAGAAGAGGATATTTATATCCGTATGGAAAAAGCTTTAGAATATTTTTTAATGCAAGGAACACAAGCTTTATGTTCTTTTATTGATGTAGATGAAATTATTGAAAATCGTGCTTTGAAAGCCGCTAAAAAATTGAAAAATAATTACGGAAATTTAATTCATATTTGTTTTGCTAATCAAGTTCTGAAAGGTGTTTTGAATACAAAATCAAAATATTGGTTTGATCAATCAATAGAATTTGTAGATATTATTGGTGGATTACCCGCTACAGATTATGGAAAAGAAGATGAACATTTAGATATTTTATTACAAACAGCTAAAAAAAAAGGAAAAATTGTGCATGTACATGTGGATCAGTTGAATACTAGAGAAGAAAAAGAGACTGAAAAATTAGCAAAAAAAACGATTGAACATGGGATGCAAGGAAAAGTAGTAGCTATACATAGCATTTCTTTAGCCGCACATACTAGAGATTATCGTTATAAAATATACCATTTAATGAGAAAAGCAAATTTAATGGTAATATCTTGTCCCATTGCTTGGATTGATCATACCAGAAGTGAGCGTTTAACTCCTAGCCATAATTCTATCACGCCAGTGGATGAAATGGTTCCTGAAGGAATTATAGTAGCTTTTGGAACAGATAATATTTGTGATATATACAAACCTTTTTCTGATGGAAATCTATGGATAGAATTACGAGTAATGTTAGAAGCTTGTCATTATTATGATATCGATCATTTGGTAAAAATTTCTACAATAAATGGATTAAAAGTATTAGGATTGGAAAATAAGTAA
- a CDS encoding peroxiredoxin, with the protein MNTLISKKAPNFTSSAVLNGKDIVQSFTLEQFKGSKYVLLFFYPKDFTFVCPTEIYAFQEKIQDFEMRNVQVIAVSTDTEQSHWAWLQMPKEKGGIHGVTYPIVSDINKTISHNYGVLSGNWICNHEELKATGELIAYRGLFLIDKEGIIRHLLINDFPLGRNVHEAIRMIDALQYYEKSGEVCPANWKKGKRAIKASHSGIEDYFSS; encoded by the coding sequence ATGAATACATTAATTTCAAAAAAAGCGCCTAATTTTACGTCTAGTGCGGTTTTAAATGGAAAAGATATTGTACAAAGTTTTACTTTAGAGCAATTTAAAGGAAGTAAATATGTTTTACTTTTCTTTTATCCAAAAGATTTTACTTTTGTATGTCCCACAGAAATATATGCATTTCAAGAAAAAATTCAGGATTTTGAAATGAGAAATGTACAAGTTATTGCTGTATCTACGGATACAGAACAATCTCATTGGGCTTGGTTGCAGATGCCAAAAGAAAAAGGTGGAATACATGGAGTAACTTATCCTATTGTATCTGATATCAATAAGACCATATCTCATAACTATGGAGTGTTGTCTGGGAATTGGATTTGCAATCATGAAGAATTGAAAGCTACTGGAGAACTGATAGCTTATAGAGGATTATTTTTAATAGATAAAGAAGGGATAATCAGACATCTTTTAATTAACGATTTTCCTTTGGGAAGAAATGTGCATGAAGCGATCCGTATGATAGATGCACTTCAATATTATGAAAAAAGTGGAGAAGTATGTCCCGCTAATTGGAAAAAAGGAAAAAGAGCTATAAAAGCTAGTCATAGTGGAATTGAAGATTATTTTTCATCTTAG
- a CDS encoding enoyl-ACP reductase FabI, producing MSYNLLKGKKGIIFGAFDENSIAWKVAERAYEEKASFVLTNTPASLRIGKIYELSHKTESMVVSADATSISDLNILFEKTLNHFGGKIDFLLHSIAMSMNIRKGLTYPSINYEFLRKGWEISAVSYHKIMQTAWNKKAMNKWGSIVAITYIASRRSFPDYVDMSDYKSYLESITRNFGYHWGIKEKVRVNTVSQSPSITRAAKAIKGFDQLLTFSEKISPLGNASTQDCANYIITLFSDLTRKVTMQNLYHDGGFSHTGIIEAMIS from the coding sequence ATGTCTTACAATCTATTGAAAGGAAAAAAAGGAATTATATTTGGAGCCTTTGACGAAAATTCTATTGCTTGGAAGGTAGCTGAACGTGCTTATGAAGAAAAAGCATCTTTTGTATTAACCAATACACCAGCCTCTTTAAGAATAGGTAAAATTTATGAATTATCTCATAAAACGGAATCTATGGTGGTTTCAGCCGATGCCACTTCCATATCAGATCTTAATATTTTATTTGAAAAAACATTAAATCATTTTGGAGGAAAAATAGATTTTTTATTGCATTCCATAGCTATGTCTATGAATATCCGAAAGGGTTTAACTTATCCCTCTATAAATTATGAATTTTTAAGAAAAGGATGGGAAATATCTGCTGTATCTTATCATAAAATTATGCAGACAGCTTGGAATAAAAAAGCGATGAATAAATGGGGTTCTATTGTAGCTATAACATATATTGCTTCTCGACGAAGTTTTCCAGATTATGTAGATATGTCGGATTACAAATCCTATTTAGAAAGTATTACACGTAATTTTGGATACCATTGGGGAATCAAAGAAAAGGTAAGGGTGAATACGGTATCACAATCTCCTAGTATCACACGAGCTGCAAAAGCTATCAAAGGATTTGATCAACTTTTAACATTTTCTGAAAAAATATCTCCGTTAGGAAACGCTTCTACACAAGATTGCGCTAATTATATAATTACACTTTTTTCAGATTTAACAAGAAAAGTAACCATGCAAAATTTATATCATGATGGAGGTTTTTCTCATACTGGAATTATTGAAGCTATGATTTCATAA